AGGGGGACATAACGGCTGACAAATTGGAGAGAGACGATGGCTCCCATTTTTCACTCGGAGACGGCTGGGTGTGGCTGTGGCGAGAGGAGAGGAGGGGGACAGAGGGACTGGAGAGGATGGGGACATAGGGATAGAGCTTCGGCTTCGGCTtgatgagagggagagagagcctgCGGCTTGCAGAATCACGATGATAGAAGAAGAAGCTCAGAAGTCTGATACGCCAAGTTGGAGAAACCCTAAAAaccagagaagaagaagaagaagctcagaaatcggGTGAGGATGTTGACAAATCAGCAAGCCCAGTTTCAGGCGACTCTGCAAAACCAACAACCTGACCTCCGACGAACGATGTTAGAGGAGATTCGTCAGATTCGAGCCGAACCGAGGCCGTCGTCGACTGAGAGAACATCATCAATCCCGACTTTTGGATCGACTCCCTCTACCTCCTCCTTGTCCGCGACTCCTGCTCCGTCTCTCTTCTTGCGAGTTCGCTCGGGTTCTGCTCCCCAGCTATTTCAAGCACAAAAACTTCTCCAGTTTCATTCGTCAGCTCATATATACGTAAGCTCTTCGCCTCTTAATATTTTGATTTAGGCAAATTGTTAAGttcttgaaaaaaattgaaagaattgTTCATTTTTGTCCCAAATTGGTTTGGTTCTGGTTTcgaaacagaaacaaaaacataaactccTTCATCTACGATTCACTTATTCCATTCCAGGTATTTCTCCATTTCTCTTTTAatttcttactttttttattcaagcgtttaatttttttattaattatattacaaATAAGTATTATTGACCTTCATTTGGTACCAATCAATCAATTGAGAGATGAGTcgtttgaatgtttgattttaCTTGAATCAGAGTCTCCaaggaggagaaagagaaggatATGAATGATTTAGGTTTTGGGTGTTAGTGTGTGAGCAGGCGTATTGATGACTGTAATCAAGGTATCACTTAAGCTCTAATTGTGACTGGTAAATTTTGAATGACTGTTGGTTATTGTTAAAATCCCAAATGTATGCAATCCCACTTTccaatttgttgtgtgaagacACACGGACCACAATTGCTTCCTCTCAGCATAATTAGTTTCCACGGTTACTCTTAAACCCTAATTATCCCTTCTCTCTAAAATCCATTTTTCGATTTCCGAATAGGGTAAATGGATATTGTTTCTGTGCGCAGATATTACTCGGAGAAGTTTGAAGGGCCCTGGGACAAGGGGGATTGCATTTCAGAGTAGCAGAAATACAAGGCCACCCTCTCTTTGCGTATCTAATCTTACCCTTCTCCTAAATTTTTATCAAACTATAGATTTATTTtgctgattttattttttgggatttATTACTTTTCCTTTGACTggaaattttagggtttttaaacTATAATGTTATCAAAttctatttttctaattttcttattttgggctttgcagAGAGTGCTAATATACtgaatttttggaatttttgatCTTTGCATGATTTTTGGTCTTTGAAATGGGTATGTGCTGCTTTTAACGTTTTGGTTCTCACCTGTTCCGTTCTTTGATTTTTGTTGTCTGCCTCCTTCTAGGTTGCTTCGTGATTTTCATTTTCCATTGTTGGATTATGGAATTTGTAAAAATGGTTGTAGTTTTGTGACCAAATACCAGTAAGAGTGTGCCGAAACACAAATTGGCATGCAGTGAACATACATTGaatttgaacaaaatttaaCATATAAGTGAAGAAATATGCAGTGAACAGACATGGAATTTGAAATTGATAGGGTACTTAAGCTTCTGCCTTAGTTATTCTTTGTCACTCACTTTTGGAATTTAATTCATTGATTTCAAAGTCACTCATGTACTCTGTCTTACTCTATTCACACATTTTTAGTATGCACCATTGAATTTGTTTTTGTCATATATTATTCACTCATCTACTACACTAATGTTGAGATTTGGGTATCATTTGTTTTCTCATCCTATGTTTAAGGGAAATCTAATATATAAATGGATCAAAAAACTCCTGCTGCAGCACATTGAATTTGTTCAAATATTGATTGTTTTCCCTCTATTCACTTCAGttgtcatcttcttcttcgttcttTTTTCAATGGCAAAGCTGGACGATCCATGGAGCACATGTTGTTGAGCCTTTTGTTGCTATTGGTCTGGTCCAATTCGAATGAGTTGATGGAGTACAATCTTTAGGCCCGTTGGAGGAGCTGAAAAACCAGTCTCGACTCCGCCGACCGAGACATATTCCGAGATATGCTCCAGCTCAATAACAAATCAGACATCAGCCCAGTACACTACTCTCACTATTTCCtgctttcattttcaattttttttggaattttgcgCTGAATTTCATTTGgttaatttgtgaaattttgttttttttttcttttgttaggcAGCTTTTGGTGTGCCTGCGAATGTTGATTCGGCGATGCGTTGACAATAACATCAAGAGGGAGAGATTCAAAAGATGTTCCCAGTGTAGCTGTTTCACAGTTGAAGAGGATGTTGATGCTTTTGCTGCAGAAGTTTCAGCAAGAATGACGGCGAGATGCACACAAGGATCAGGTTAGAGATCTGCGTTGTTTGACATTTCTGTGTGAACACTTTTGAGTCTCAAATATATCTCAAATTTGGGGTATCGGGTATGGGCTGCTAAGGCTGAAAGTTCTTTTGGCTCATACATTAAAGCGGCACGTGTGCTTTTGGCTCATTTATGTACAAAAGTGAATCTTTGAATCTGCttatttatgttttgaaatgagTGTGTTTGTTCTTACTACTGGAAGTGTTTCATGTGGAGATTAATCTTTGAATCTGCTTATTCATGTTTTGGGAATGttaatctttttaattttttctttccaGGACGAAAATATTTAACAAAATGAATTGTGATTAGAAAGTtaattgaagctttgaaaaattTCGTGGTAAAAAAGGATGACAGATtactgttgttttttttttccttcctaaCCAAAAATTACCTTTGATTTTCTTGATTGTGCATTTATTTAATATGTGCTATTATAATCGTTCTCAGTATAATAGCAGGACCTACTACACGAGCAAGACCAAGTAGCCGACCCTCTACAACAAAATCAGCCCGCTCGGAAACCCTAGCTTGAATGTGGTTCCAGAGCTCAACAACTGGGTCTACAATGGCAACAAAGTCCGAGTCACGGAGCTTCAGCGCATCATTCACGACCTCCGAAAGCGGAAACGCTTCTCCCAAGTCCTCCAgatttccatctttctttcttgccTTGCAATTTGTGTTATCCCCTGTTTGGTTGCTCATACaatgaaagaaaattgaaagaagCATCAAAGTAATTAAATTTTAGTTAAAGAAAGTGAGTGAAAGAGGGAATTAGGATTTTTATTAGTTTATGTGTTCCTCTCCCTCCAAACCTAATGGCTTAGCCTTTGATTTGATGAAACCCACCTCCAAAACCCTTCCTTGATCACCATCTTCAGCAACCCAATTCGGCGCTTACTCGGATCAGGACCTCTTGGAGATTCGGAGCTCCAGGTGAGATAATTTTCCCCAAATTTTCCCCAAATTGTATTCAATTTATCTTGCTTCATTTCATTTTCCattttaatttggaattggttgaTATGTTAGGTGGGTATTGCATGTATAACCagaacaatttttttgtttgattgggGTCAAATTTTCCAACTTTCTTAGCTATTTGGTCCCGTGTATTTGAAATCTGAAtaatatgaattagggtttttctgttAGTGTCCAATTAGTGAAGAAAGGATGCTTCTTTTTGTTATCATGCATATTTAATCTGTAAACATCTGAAAAGCTGCTTAATTGAAGTGAGATTTCCAGTTTTTTAGCTCAATTTCATTTCTTatagacaattttttttcaagatttctaggtttctttttgctttttctcTGATAAATTACTCATCCAGAAGTTAATTTTGTTCAACTACCAAGTATTGTTCTTGAATTAAAGATTTCTGGATTTTTTTGCTGCTTCTTTTCTGTTAAATTACTCAACTAGAagttaattttgttcaaaaacTTACTCTTCCTCAATTACTCTTACAAGAAAGCATATGAGATTGTGGCACATtaggtgtttgatgaaatgtgtCTGAGAATCTGTCAgtataatatattataattcTGAATCTCTTCTTCAGCTCTGCCCACAAGTGTGCGAAGGTGACATGGTCCTGGTCGACGGTTCAGAAGCTCTGGTGATTCTGACTGAAAAAGAGGTCAATAACAAGAAGGTGatggaattcaatgttttgggtTTGTTATAGAGGCATATTTGCAACAGCATATCAGATAATAATTCTAGATAGTCTGTTCTGATAGCTTAGATTGTGTTTCATGATGCATATGGCTGAAGCGGTTTTGACTACTTTTTGGATTGCTCATTAATTTTTTAGCTGCCCTTGGCtggtacaaatatatataagaaGTTTGTCATTTTATCAACTTTTACTCGGGTCAAATTTAGGATCCATTTGTACTCATGCGTCATTGGGGTAAAGTGCACGTGCTTTGTTTTCTGTTGTATTTTTTCATCTAGGGGATAACGTTTTGTTGTTTGTTGGAAGGAATATTAAAACACATTCACACCCTATTTTGTCAAATTGTTCTAAAGTATCTCATGCTGGTTTTAGAATTCTCTCAACTTTCTAACTCAAATATGTGCCAAGAGAACCCAACTAAAGTGGTTCGCTGCTCCATGTATGAAGTATTAgtgaattatttgtaattttacgAAACAAAACGAATTTTTTTGTGTTGTAAGCATACATATTGAAATTTATGTTATAAATTTTTTGATAAGAAACAGATGTAAATTAGAATCATACTAATATAGGTATGCTGTATATTGAAATTTATGTCATTAAAAAATATACGTAAACTTATATACATAAATATGATAGCACCATTAATTTGGGGTACTGTTATATTTAGTACAAACAATATGATGTCGTTCAGGTGTATTTAACTAATATCTGCAGTTTTTCAATTCATCTAGGGTATTTGTGATTTGAACGACACTAAAAAATTTTATGGGTTATAGGAACCGCGGGTTAAGAAAATGGGTCAAATTTAGGTCGAAGCTGTAAGATCATTTACATATTACAGAATGAATGATAAGATCT
This region of Malus domestica chromosome 07, GDT2T_hap1 genomic DNA includes:
- the LOC103420747 gene encoding uncharacterized protein, whose protein sequence is MLTNQQAQFQATLQNQQPDLRRTMLEEIRQIRAEPRPSSTERTSSIPTFGSTPSTSSLSATPAPSLFLRVRSGSAPQLFQAQKLLQFHSSAHIYKQKHKLLHLRFTYSIPDITRRSLKGPGTRGIAFQSSRNTRPPSLCLSSSSSFFFQWQSWTIHGAHVVEPFVAIGLVQFE